In Streptomyces longhuiensis, the following proteins share a genomic window:
- the secD gene encoding protein translocase subunit SecD, which translates to MTRATRLRALFALAVIALSLYIALTVPVRLGLDLRGGTQIVLETKDSLDATADAEATERTLEVLRRRVDALGVAEPTIARSGENRIIVELPGVQDPREAAAVLGRTAQLTFHPVLGIADKDAPQPKPLPKRPRELVLPDESGQHLRLGPSTLTGADVEGAEAALDQQTAHGWFVIVDLKGKGKDLWRGLTGKAACAPAGDLTRRVAIVLDDKVISSPQVDPSVACRTGITGGSTQITGNFTAEEARELALLVNGGALPVPVETVEQRTVGPTLGAEAIRASAWAAVIGTALTALFITVVYRLLGGLATVALACYGLLSYAALAALGATLTLPGLAGFVLAIGMAVDANVLVFERAREEYAARKVKSLRSSLREGFRNAFSAIADSNITTLIAAGLLFFLASGPVRGFGVTLGIGVLASMLSALVITRVLAEFAVAGKPVRLRPQITGIASTGRVRDRLTRRSPDLMRHPRRWLAVSAVALVLAASGIVVRGLNFGVEFTGGRLIEYATTKPVDADRAREALADAGFPRAVVQTSGDRDLTVRTDQLTPAQETKVTAAVEDLGGTADKRRDELIGPSLGDELRRGALIALAVALGAQLLYLAVRFRWTLGASAVAAMAHDVLILTGVFAWLGKPVDGIFLAALLTVIGYSVNDSVVVFDRVRELSALPAHRKKGFVHITNAAILQTVPRTVNTGMGALFILTALAVLGGDSLTDFALALLIGIVVGTYSSMFTATPLAIELDARGAPSRVPTRLRDPAASRVGAKGAEST; encoded by the coding sequence TTGACGCGCGCAACCCGGCTGCGGGCGCTGTTCGCCCTTGCCGTCATCGCCCTGTCGCTCTACATCGCCCTGACCGTTCCCGTCCGCCTCGGACTCGATCTGCGCGGCGGCACCCAGATCGTCCTCGAGACCAAGGACTCACTCGACGCCACGGCTGACGCCGAGGCCACCGAACGCACCCTGGAGGTGCTGCGCCGCCGCGTGGACGCCCTCGGCGTCGCCGAACCCACGATCGCCCGCTCCGGCGAGAACCGCATCATCGTCGAACTGCCTGGCGTCCAGGACCCGCGCGAAGCCGCCGCCGTCCTCGGCCGCACCGCCCAGCTCACCTTCCACCCCGTCCTCGGCATCGCCGACAAGGACGCACCCCAACCCAAGCCGCTGCCGAAACGCCCCAGGGAACTCGTCCTGCCTGACGAGTCGGGACAGCACCTGCGCCTCGGCCCATCCACACTCACGGGCGCAGACGTCGAGGGCGCGGAGGCGGCCCTCGACCAGCAGACCGCCCACGGATGGTTCGTGATCGTCGACCTCAAGGGCAAGGGCAAGGACCTGTGGAGAGGCCTGACCGGGAAGGCCGCGTGCGCCCCGGCCGGCGACCTCACCCGCCGCGTCGCGATCGTCCTCGACGACAAGGTCATCTCGTCGCCCCAGGTCGACCCGAGCGTGGCCTGCCGCACCGGCATCACCGGCGGATCCACGCAGATCACGGGGAACTTCACCGCCGAAGAGGCCCGCGAACTGGCCCTGCTCGTCAACGGCGGCGCCCTCCCCGTACCCGTCGAGACCGTCGAACAACGCACCGTCGGCCCCACCCTCGGCGCCGAAGCCATCCGGGCCAGCGCCTGGGCCGCCGTCATCGGCACAGCACTCACCGCACTCTTCATCACCGTCGTGTACCGCCTCCTCGGCGGCCTCGCGACCGTCGCCCTGGCCTGCTACGGACTCCTCTCGTACGCCGCCCTGGCCGCACTGGGCGCGACCCTCACCCTGCCGGGCCTCGCCGGGTTCGTCCTCGCGATCGGCATGGCCGTGGACGCCAACGTCCTCGTCTTCGAACGAGCCAGGGAGGAGTACGCGGCCCGCAAGGTCAAGAGCCTCCGCTCCTCCCTGAGGGAAGGCTTCCGCAACGCGTTCAGCGCCATCGCCGACTCCAACATCACCACCCTCATCGCCGCCGGACTCCTCTTCTTCCTCGCCTCAGGACCCGTGCGCGGCTTCGGCGTCACGCTCGGCATCGGTGTCCTCGCGTCGATGCTCAGCGCGCTCGTCATCACCCGCGTCCTCGCCGAGTTCGCCGTCGCAGGCAAGCCCGTCCGGCTGCGCCCGCAGATCACCGGAATCGCGTCCACCGGCCGCGTCCGCGACCGCCTCACCCGCCGCTCACCCGACCTGATGCGCCACCCACGCCGCTGGCTCGCCGTATCCGCCGTCGCCCTCGTCCTGGCCGCATCCGGCATCGTCGTACGAGGACTCAACTTCGGCGTCGAGTTCACCGGCGGCCGGCTCATCGAGTACGCCACCACGAAACCCGTGGACGCCGACCGCGCGCGCGAGGCGCTCGCCGACGCCGGATTCCCGCGAGCCGTCGTCCAGACCTCCGGGGACCGCGACCTTACCGTCCGCACCGACCAGCTCACCCCCGCACAGGAGACCAAAGTCACCGCCGCCGTCGAAGACCTCGGTGGGACGGCGGACAAGCGCCGCGACGAATTGATCGGCCCGAGCCTCGGCGACGAACTCCGCCGCGGCGCGCTCATCGCACTCGCCGTGGCCCTGGGCGCCCAACTGCTCTATCTCGCCGTACGGTTCCGCTGGACGCTCGGCGCGTCCGCGGTCGCCGCGATGGCACACGACGTACTGATCCTCACCGGCGTGTTCGCCTGGCTCGGCAAGCCCGTCGACGGGATCTTCCTCGCCGCGCTGCTCACTGTCATCGGCTACTCCGTGAACGATTCGGTCGTCGTTTTCGACCGCGTACGGGAACTGTCCGCGCTGCCCGCACACCGCAAGAAGGGCTTCGTGCACATCACCAACGCGGCGATCCTCCAGACGGTTCCGCGCACCGTCAACACCGGAATGGGCGCTCTGTTCATCCTCACCGCCCTCGCCGTCCTGGGAGGGGACTCACTGACGGACTTCGCACTCGCCCTGCTCATCGGCATCGTCGTCGGCACGTACTCCTCGATGTTCACGGCCACGCCACTGGCCATCGAGCTGGACGCGAGGGGAGCGCCGTCGCGTGTGCCGACCCGACTCCGCGATCCGGCGGCATCGCGCGTAGGCGCAAAGGGGGCCGAGTCAACTTGA
- a CDS encoding transporter substrate-binding domain-containing protein, with translation MSRRASRQRAAILSALTCLLAVTAAAPAEPSGVDRPTKRQQESLLDVVPKSKVLRVCTTGDYRPFTYKEPKDGSYSGIDIDMAQDLAKSLGAKARFVDTTWANLTKDLAGGKCEIGVGGVSITLPRARQVYFSEPTREDGKTPIVRCADKDKYQTLKDIDQAGTTVVVNPGGTNEQFARANIKQATIKVHPDNTTIFDEIVAGRADVMMTDASETLYQAKLHPELCSVHPDKPFTYAEKAYATPRGDRDFQEYVTQFVHLATHDGTYAKYEAEWMS, from the coding sequence ATGAGCCGCCGTGCGTCCAGACAACGTGCTGCCATCCTGTCCGCCCTGACCTGCCTGCTGGCCGTGACCGCCGCCGCGCCCGCCGAGCCGTCGGGGGTGGATCGCCCCACGAAGAGGCAGCAGGAGAGCCTGCTGGACGTCGTGCCGAAGTCCAAGGTGCTGCGCGTGTGCACCACGGGCGACTACCGCCCGTTCACGTACAAGGAGCCGAAGGACGGCTCGTACAGCGGCATCGATATCGACATGGCCCAAGACCTCGCGAAGAGCCTGGGCGCCAAGGCCCGTTTCGTCGACACCACATGGGCGAATCTCACGAAGGACCTGGCGGGCGGGAAGTGCGAAATCGGCGTCGGCGGCGTCTCGATCACGCTTCCCCGCGCCCGCCAGGTGTACTTCAGCGAGCCGACCCGCGAGGACGGCAAGACGCCGATCGTGCGCTGCGCGGACAAGGACAAGTACCAGACGCTCAAGGACATCGACCAGGCCGGGACGACCGTGGTCGTCAACCCGGGCGGCACGAACGAGCAGTTCGCCCGCGCGAACATCAAGCAGGCCACCATCAAGGTCCACCCGGACAACACCACGATCTTCGACGAGATCGTGGCGGGCCGGGCGGACGTGATGATGACCGACGCGAGCGAAACGCTCTACCAGGCGAAGCTCCACCCCGAGCTGTGCTCGGTCCACCCCGACAAGCCGTTCACGTACGCCGAGAAGGCGTACGCGACGCCGCGCGGCGACCGCGACTTCCAGGAGTACGTGACCCAGTTCGTGCATCTGGCGACGCACGACGGGACGTACGCCAAGTACGAGGCGGAATGGATGAGTTGA
- a CDS encoding DUF2283 domain-containing protein, producing the protein MADVRVTYDKTVDAAYIYLAEPQARVKSARMYPCDPVDVAGMINLDFDEQCRLIGIEVLGASSKLPEYLLQATERLDTEGA; encoded by the coding sequence GTGGCAGACGTCAGAGTCACCTACGACAAGACCGTGGACGCAGCGTACATTTACCTCGCCGAACCGCAGGCCCGCGTGAAGTCCGCGCGCATGTATCCCTGCGATCCGGTGGACGTCGCCGGCATGATCAACCTCGACTTCGACGAGCAGTGCCGCCTCATCGGAATCGAGGTGTTGGGGGCCAGTTCAAAACTGCCCGAGTACCTGCTCCAGGCCACGGAGCGACTGGATACCGAAGGTGCATGA
- a CDS encoding purine-cytosine permease family protein yields MDRNRSHRESIEQHSIDYVPPEERHGKPWHLFTVWFSSNVQITGFVTGILAVTLGLDLPWAVATILIGNLVGAVFMAYHSIQGPRLGVPQMIQSRAQFGFLGTLLPVVIVLCMYMGFGIEGGVITGQAFANWAHISFTWSVIIQGAVPAVIAIVGYKVIHLSTRVVSVVSGLLFLALTIALAGHLPEHLPSGPAPSFGTVLLVISIFVSWQLTWAPYVSDYSRYLPEDTPSRTTFLWTYAGSALGSSWVMILGAFAATISAEAVGNDAIGMLSQQIPALSSAILLAIVIGIVPAGVYGYYGMYLTAISAFSAKGHGSATPLVRAVFIVVSAALTIAATLMASGHILSTVENITLFLLYLLVPWTAINLTDYYVVRRGHYDVGELFRPRGEYGLVNWPAVVVYLVAIAAQIPFISSSLYTGPLVDYLGGADISWIVGLLVATVLYLAYTRRTRKVAQPVGARASAPGSDAPLPVD; encoded by the coding sequence ATGGACCGCAACCGATCACACCGCGAGTCGATAGAGCAGCACTCGATCGACTACGTCCCGCCCGAGGAGCGCCACGGCAAGCCGTGGCACCTGTTCACGGTCTGGTTCTCCAGCAACGTTCAGATCACCGGGTTCGTCACCGGCATCCTGGCGGTCACCCTCGGACTCGACCTTCCCTGGGCGGTCGCCACCATCCTGATCGGCAACCTCGTCGGTGCCGTGTTCATGGCCTACCACTCGATCCAGGGTCCCCGTCTGGGCGTGCCGCAGATGATCCAGAGCCGTGCGCAGTTCGGATTCCTCGGCACGCTGCTGCCGGTCGTGATCGTCCTGTGCATGTACATGGGATTCGGTATCGAGGGTGGCGTCATCACCGGGCAGGCCTTCGCGAACTGGGCCCACATCTCGTTCACTTGGTCGGTGATCATCCAGGGCGCGGTCCCGGCGGTCATCGCGATCGTCGGGTACAAGGTCATCCACCTGTCGACCCGGGTGGTCAGCGTGGTCTCGGGGCTGCTGTTCCTCGCCCTCACGATCGCGTTGGCCGGTCACTTGCCGGAACACCTGCCGAGCGGCCCGGCTCCGTCGTTCGGCACCGTCCTGCTCGTCATATCGATCTTCGTCTCGTGGCAGCTGACCTGGGCGCCGTACGTCTCGGACTACTCTCGCTACCTCCCCGAGGACACCCCGTCGCGGACCACGTTCCTGTGGACCTACGCCGGCTCGGCTCTCGGCTCCTCGTGGGTGATGATCCTCGGCGCGTTCGCCGCCACGATCAGTGCCGAGGCGGTGGGCAACGATGCCATCGGCATGCTCAGCCAGCAGATCCCGGCGCTGAGCTCGGCCATCCTGCTCGCCATCGTCATCGGCATCGTCCCTGCCGGCGTGTACGGCTACTACGGTATGTACCTCACCGCGATCAGCGCCTTCTCGGCCAAGGGCCACGGCTCGGCGACGCCGCTGGTGCGCGCCGTCTTCATCGTGGTGAGCGCCGCGCTCACGATCGCAGCCACTTTGATGGCAAGCGGCCACATCCTGAGCACTGTCGAGAACATCACGTTGTTCCTGCTGTACCTGCTGGTGCCGTGGACCGCCATCAACCTCACCGACTACTACGTCGTACGGCGCGGCCACTACGACGTCGGCGAGCTCTTCCGGCCTCGGGGCGAGTACGGCTTGGTGAACTGGCCGGCCGTCGTTGTCTACCTGGTCGCCATTGCGGCGCAGATCCCCTTCATCAGCAGCAGCCTCTACACCGGGCCGCTGGTCGACTACCTGGGCGGCGCCGACATCTCCTGGATCGTCGGCCTGCTCGTGGCGACGGTGCTGTACCTGGCCTATACGCGGCGTACCCGAAAGGTCGCACAACCCGTCGGCGCGCGGGCATCGGCACCCGGCTCGGACGCGCCGCTTCCGGTCGACTGA
- a CDS encoding serine hydrolase domain-containing protein — MASSDISFSNWLTPPHHRLGLHRVEDVVPCTTIARGEASARMLVPASEPLDWELLTVPGPQGGPISAEEFLARTHTDGILVLRGDTILAERYFGEFTSTSHHIVMSISKSFAGMLAGVLAGADLLDLEATVPTYVPELAAGSYAGATVGQLLDMTAAPHYDMSYLEPTAEVHAGDRAAGWRPRQPEDVVGTRPFLAQLRGAGRHGADFQYCSGTTDVLAWVLERAGGAGYGELMRRHLWSWIGAEDDAFVTVDDHGTPYACAGMGMRLRDLARFGHLVLDDGWREGTPVVPADWIARTRRGGHFATTAESDSAAGGTYKNQWWIPGDDHGSFYGVGIFGQYLWLDPQSDVVIAKFSAADQPVADTPAHLDALGAIARAAALTRQEA, encoded by the coding sequence ATGGCCTCCTCAGACATCTCGTTCAGCAACTGGCTCACCCCACCTCACCACCGACTCGGTCTGCACCGGGTCGAGGACGTGGTTCCCTGCACGACCATCGCTCGCGGTGAGGCGTCGGCACGCATGCTGGTGCCCGCGAGTGAGCCCTTGGACTGGGAGCTTCTGACCGTGCCGGGCCCCCAAGGGGGGCCGATCAGCGCAGAGGAGTTCCTCGCTCGCACGCACACCGACGGCATCCTCGTGCTGCGCGGCGACACGATCCTCGCAGAGCGCTACTTCGGTGAGTTCACCTCCACGTCTCACCACATCGTGATGTCCATCTCGAAGTCGTTCGCCGGCATGCTGGCCGGGGTGCTGGCCGGCGCCGACCTCCTCGACCTCGAGGCGACCGTCCCGACGTACGTCCCGGAGCTGGCGGCGGGTTCGTACGCCGGTGCCACCGTGGGGCAGCTGCTCGACATGACCGCGGCGCCGCACTACGACATGTCGTACCTGGAGCCCACCGCCGAGGTTCACGCGGGCGACCGCGCTGCCGGATGGCGGCCGCGCCAGCCCGAGGACGTGGTCGGCACCCGGCCGTTCCTGGCCCAGTTGCGCGGCGCCGGCCGGCACGGCGCCGACTTCCAGTACTGCTCGGGGACCACCGACGTCCTCGCGTGGGTGCTCGAACGCGCCGGCGGCGCGGGCTACGGCGAGCTGATGCGGCGACATCTGTGGTCGTGGATCGGCGCCGAGGACGACGCCTTCGTTACGGTCGACGACCACGGAACGCCCTATGCGTGTGCCGGGATGGGGATGCGACTGCGCGATCTCGCGCGATTCGGGCACCTGGTTCTCGACGACGGGTGGCGCGAGGGCACACCCGTGGTGCCGGCTGACTGGATCGCGCGGACGCGCCGCGGGGGGCACTTCGCGACCACGGCGGAGTCCGACTCGGCGGCGGGTGGCACCTACAAGAACCAGTGGTGGATTCCGGGCGACGACCACGGGTCCTTCTACGGTGTCGGCATATTCGGCCAGTACCTCTGGCTCGACCCGCAGAGCGACGTCGTCATCGCGAAGTTCTCCGCCGCCGACCAGCCGGTAGCCGACACACCCGCTCACCTGGACGCGCTGGGCGCCATCGCCCGTGCGGCCGCCCTGACCCGGCAGGAGGCATGA
- a CDS encoding LysR family transcriptional regulator, giving the protein MELRHLRCFLTVAQLGTVTAAANQLHIAQPAVSRQIQRLERDLGVTLFRRNGHRLSLTDAGRHTLDVAHDLLTRADRLTTVAGQLADGQLTRISCVAAPTTLDYVLAPFVATLDDDDPFIAVVSVLGDEVHEAVAAGHDFGIAANVPPAGGLAWQRLTRVPLHAYVNPGHPWGRDTSVTLDELMKQPLLLPGRTDPTRTVLDAAVIAARLRYQRHTEVPWEQMRHALAAGRRGVAIGTELPRFGTRPVLVLDTDGAPVQLPIHACWSPDHYAAPALEQLATRLGTFAEQVVRPEAEAI; this is encoded by the coding sequence ATGGAGCTACGACACCTACGGTGCTTTCTGACTGTCGCGCAACTCGGTACCGTCACGGCCGCCGCCAACCAGCTACACATCGCTCAGCCCGCGGTGTCCCGCCAGATCCAGCGCCTGGAGCGCGACCTCGGCGTCACGCTCTTCCGCCGCAACGGCCATCGGCTATCCCTCACGGACGCGGGCCGCCACACGCTCGACGTCGCGCACGACCTACTCACCCGGGCCGACCGGCTGACGACGGTCGCGGGACAGCTGGCCGACGGACAGCTGACCCGGATCTCCTGCGTGGCCGCCCCCACCACGCTGGACTACGTCCTCGCTCCGTTCGTCGCCACCCTCGACGACGACGACCCGTTCATCGCCGTCGTCTCGGTCCTCGGCGACGAGGTGCACGAGGCGGTCGCCGCCGGACACGACTTCGGCATCGCCGCGAACGTGCCCCCCGCGGGCGGCCTTGCCTGGCAACGCCTCACCCGCGTGCCGCTCCACGCTTACGTCAACCCGGGCCACCCCTGGGGCCGCGACACCAGCGTCACGCTGGACGAGCTGATGAAGCAGCCTCTCCTCCTTCCGGGCCGAACGGACCCGACGCGCACCGTTCTCGACGCAGCTGTCATCGCGGCCCGACTCCGGTATCAACGCCACACCGAGGTCCCGTGGGAACAGATGCGCCACGCCCTGGCGGCAGGGCGGCGTGGCGTCGCGATCGGGACCGAGTTGCCGCGATTCGGTACTCGTCCCGTACTCGTCCTCGACACCGATGGCGCTCCCGTCCAGCTCCCCATCCACGCATGCTGGAGCCCCGACCACTACGCGGCGCCCGCGCTCGAGCAGTTGGCCACGCGACTGGGCACCTTTGCCGAGCAGGTCGTCCGCCCCGAGGCCGAAGCGATCTGA
- a CDS encoding VOC family protein — MHGDGFPAPDSGLLLTHFLTVADVARSRAFYADVLGGEVVLEENPCTIKLANGWIIMNPGGGPTPDKPDVILRPPTDPSTVSSFLNLRVADIEACHREWSAKGAEFLTPPIDRKAELRCYLRDPDGYLIEVGQATGMLQGVYADPPAGTS, encoded by the coding sequence ATGCACGGTGACGGTTTTCCTGCCCCGGATTCCGGGCTCCTCCTCACTCACTTTCTGACGGTGGCCGACGTAGCCCGATCTCGTGCCTTTTACGCCGACGTTCTCGGCGGTGAGGTGGTGCTCGAGGAGAACCCCTGCACCATCAAGCTCGCCAATGGATGGATCATCATGAATCCGGGAGGCGGCCCCACCCCAGACAAGCCAGACGTCATCCTGCGCCCGCCCACCGACCCGAGCACGGTCAGCAGCTTCCTCAACCTCCGTGTCGCCGACATCGAGGCATGTCACCGAGAGTGGAGCGCGAAGGGCGCCGAGTTCCTCACGCCACCCATCGATCGCAAGGCCGAGCTGAGGTGCTACTTGCGCGATCCGGACGGCTATCTCATCGAAGTCGGGCAGGCCACCGGCATGCTGCAGGGCGTCTACGCCGACCCGCCCGCCGGCACAAGCTAG
- a CDS encoding nuclear transport factor 2 family protein, producing the protein MEPSGVIEALWDRIQARDWSGVADLVAEDVVVEWPVSAERIVGNKNFVAVNSEYPGGWSIRVLRIVADGSEVVSEVEVPHDEFGVFRVASFWTIQKGRIVRGREYWTSVGADPRPEWRAALVEPM; encoded by the coding sequence ATGGAACCTTCGGGAGTGATCGAGGCATTGTGGGATCGGATCCAGGCGCGCGATTGGTCAGGTGTCGCCGACTTGGTCGCGGAGGACGTCGTGGTCGAGTGGCCGGTCAGCGCGGAGCGCATCGTTGGCAACAAGAACTTCGTCGCGGTGAACAGCGAATACCCGGGGGGCTGGTCGATTCGGGTGCTGCGGATCGTGGCTGACGGCAGCGAGGTGGTCTCCGAAGTCGAGGTGCCGCATGACGAGTTCGGCGTGTTCCGCGTGGCCTCGTTCTGGACCATCCAGAAGGGACGGATCGTGCGTGGCCGGGAGTACTGGACGAGTGTGGGGGCTGATCCGCGCCCGGAGTGGCGGGCGGCTCTGGTTGAGCCCATGTGA
- a CDS encoding helix-turn-helix domain-containing protein, producing the protein MRKPKLVLCDRLLLALVHLRHQLPQEVLAELYGVDRSTVSTAIRQVRPLLAARGFAVPDRAGAEKSSGLVKRCVGTRGGFRRVGLVGGPSSPRAAVGR; encoded by the coding sequence ATGCGCAAGCCGAAGCTGGTCCTCTGCGACCGGCTGCTTCTTGCCCTGGTGCACCTGCGCCATCAACTGCCGCAGGAGGTCCTGGCCGAGCTGTACGGCGTCGACCGCTCGACCGTCTCGACGGCGATTCGGCAGGTGCGGCCGTTGCTTGCGGCCCGGGGCTTCGCAGTGCCCGACCGTGCGGGTGCCGAAAAATCATCCGGTCTGGTCAAGCGGTGTGTCGGTACTCGCGGAGGGTTCCGCCGAGTCGGTCTCGTCGGCGGACCTTCAAGTCCCCGAGCTGCGGTGGGCCGTTGA
- a CDS encoding integrase core domain-containing protein, with protein MTRYRRDPLGHPVEVTEPSGATTLLEWTVEGLLTRRTAADGAAESWTYDGEGNRTSHTDRLGGTTRYEYTHFDVLVGRTGPDGGRHEFTYDEELRLTEVTNPQGTSWSYSYDPAGRPQAPKANAICERVMGTLRRRLLDRMLIYNEAHARAVLGRIHQALQRDRPHQSRQQLPPDSAEPATPATVTNLQAHRIRRQRLLRGLINQYEGTA; from the coding sequence GTGACCCGCTACCGTCGCGACCCCCTCGGCCACCCGGTGGAGGTCACCGAGCCGAGCGGCGCCACCACACTCCTGGAATGGACGGTCGAGGGCCTGCTCACCCGCCGGACCGCCGCTGACGGCGCGGCCGAGTCGTGGACCTACGACGGGGAGGGCAACCGGACCAGCCACACGGACCGTCTCGGCGGCACGACCCGCTACGAGTACACCCACTTCGACGTGCTCGTCGGCCGCACGGGACCTGATGGCGGCCGTCACGAGTTCACATACGACGAGGAACTCCGGCTCACAGAAGTCACCAACCCCCAAGGAACGAGCTGGAGCTACTCCTACGATCCGGCAGGCCGGCCGCAGGCGCCCAAAGCGAACGCGATCTGCGAGAGAGTCATGGGCACCCTCCGCCGCCGGCTCCTCGACCGCATGCTGATCTACAACGAGGCCCACGCTCGCGCAGTCCTGGGCCGAATACATCAGGCGCTACAACGGGACCGTCCCCACCAGTCCCGGCAGCAACTACCCCCGGACAGCGCCGAACCAGCCACTCCGGCCACCGTCACCAACCTCCAGGCCCACCGGATCCGGCGTCAACGCCTCCTCCGAGGCCTGATCAATCAGTACGAGGGAACCGCCTGA
- a CDS encoding FKBP-type peptidyl-prolyl cis-trans isomerase, whose translation MSELTKPEVDVPEGDAPTELTIRDLVVGDGAEVKPGMVVRVHYVGVTFESGKEFDASWDRGQPFKFALGSGKVIKGWDRGVRGMKVGGRREIIVPPRLGYGKQSPSPSIPAGSTLVFVVDLLDSYSSTTGWSSAW comes from the coding sequence ATGAGTGAACTGACGAAGCCCGAGGTCGACGTTCCGGAGGGTGACGCTCCTACCGAGCTGACCATCCGGGACCTGGTCGTCGGGGACGGGGCTGAGGTGAAGCCGGGCATGGTGGTCAGGGTCCACTATGTCGGGGTGACCTTCGAGTCCGGGAAGGAGTTCGACGCCTCCTGGGACCGGGGCCAGCCGTTCAAGTTCGCCCTGGGCAGTGGCAAGGTCATCAAGGGCTGGGACCGGGGGGTGAGGGGGATGAAGGTCGGCGGTCGGCGCGAGATCATCGTTCCCCCGCGTCTTGGCTACGGCAAGCAGTCGCCCTCGCCGTCGATCCCGGCGGGCTCGACCCTGGTCTTCGTGGTGGACCTGCTGGACTCGTATTCCAGCACAACCGGGTGGAGCAGCGCCTGGTGA
- a CDS encoding class I SAM-dependent methyltransferase — protein sequence MSRWQELTGGTSGHEYAARFAALARNGKDVHGEARFCAALVPAGARVLDAGCGTGRGAIRLAELGYDCVGIDLDDSMLDVARNHAPELPWFRADLAEFDPALLGIAADFDLVLAAGNVFPLLAAGTEAAVVKRLAGALRPGGLLVAGFGLDAAHLPVPPGITLPEYDASCTAAGLALVDRFATWDADAYDGGGYAVSIHRASP from the coding sequence ATGAGTCGTTGGCAGGAACTGACCGGTGGCACATCCGGACACGAGTACGCCGCGCGCTTCGCCGCGCTGGCCCGCAACGGCAAGGATGTGCATGGTGAGGCGCGGTTCTGTGCGGCCCTGGTGCCCGCCGGGGCACGGGTGCTTGACGCCGGGTGCGGTACCGGACGGGGCGCGATCCGGCTGGCGGAGCTGGGGTACGACTGCGTCGGGATTGACCTCGACGACTCGATGCTGGACGTGGCGCGGAATCACGCGCCGGAGCTGCCGTGGTTCCGGGCCGATCTCGCCGAGTTCGATCCGGCCCTGCTCGGCATCGCGGCGGACTTCGACCTGGTCCTCGCTGCCGGCAATGTCTTCCCACTGCTGGCCGCCGGTACCGAGGCCGCGGTGGTCAAGCGCCTGGCCGGGGCTTTGCGTCCGGGCGGGCTGCTGGTCGCGGGCTTCGGCCTGGACGCCGCCCACCTGCCCGTGCCGCCCGGCATCACGCTGCCGGAGTACGACGCGAGTTGCACTGCGGCGGGCCTCGCCCTCGTCGACCGCTTTGCCACCTGGGACGCCGACGCCTACGACGGCGGTGGCTACGCCGTCAGTATCCATCGCGCCAGCCCCTGA
- a CDS encoding M24 family metallopeptidase: protein MAAQEKAIELFAEVEARGIVVPGVGEREASDRIRDLANEMFGTTKHWHKRIIRSGANTLAPYRENPPDRVIEADDVAFADFGPIFEEYEADFGRTYVFGDDPDKHRLLTDLPRVFDAGREVFAADQEITGRELYRAVEKLAAEAGWEIGIWHAGHLVGEFPHETIDGMKAESYITPDNDTPLRRADRLGRVCHWILELHFVDRRRGFGGFYEQLLDLA from the coding sequence GTGGCTGCGCAGGAGAAGGCCATCGAGCTCTTCGCAGAGGTCGAGGCGCGTGGAATCGTCGTGCCGGGGGTCGGGGAGCGGGAAGCCAGTGACCGCATCAGGGATCTGGCGAACGAGATGTTCGGTACGACCAAGCACTGGCATAAGCGCATTATTCGCTCCGGGGCGAACACGCTTGCGCCGTATCGGGAGAACCCGCCGGACCGTGTCATCGAGGCGGACGACGTCGCCTTCGCGGACTTCGGACCGATCTTCGAGGAGTACGAGGCGGACTTCGGCCGGACGTATGTCTTCGGTGACGATCCGGACAAGCATCGGTTGCTGACCGATTTGCCGCGCGTCTTCGACGCGGGGCGGGAAGTCTTTGCCGCGGATCAGGAGATCACCGGTCGTGAGTTGTACCGCGCGGTGGAGAAGCTCGCGGCGGAGGCAGGCTGGGAGATCGGTATCTGGCACGCGGGTCATCTGGTCGGGGAGTTCCCTCACGAGACCATCGATGGGATGAAGGCGGAGTCGTACATCACGCCGGACAACGACACTCCGTTGCGCCGTGCGGACCGGCTCGGCCGGGTCTGCCACTGGATCCTGGAACTGCATTTCGTGGACCGCCGCCGCGGATTCGGCGGCTTCTACGAGCAGTTGCTCGACCTGGCCTGA